From the Acidovorax carolinensis genome, one window contains:
- a CDS encoding TolC family protein: MRMKPLWAALLALGITGAHAADLLQAWQAARQHDPEMAVAQAALQAGQTRRDQASALWRPTVAATAAGGAMGSQTSTAGASFSAPGFGTSTNVGFNTSVDNSLGGRWSIGARMPVYSPERTAQGRKLTLSADLADVQWQAAEQALMLQTAERYFAVALAQDALLLLQRQQTAVNKALVEAKDRFALGDAPVTDTHEAAARARAIDAQVLAAEVDLQIAQRALADTTGWPADALQVAPAPALLATAPLPALPQWLDQAAAANPGLRQQTLAVEVARQDVAQYARGAGTTVDLVAQASREHLSGSGRYGQGSNTARQHLVGVQITVPLYTGGQRSARQQELLHLQAKAEAELDRARQQVAQQTRAAWLRLQAGAARTEAQDAALRASQARLDATQLGRQVGDRTTLDLLNAQNDAAAAELALAQLRTTLTLERLRLLALTGQLDERALHTATVDAPAAK; encoded by the coding sequence ATGCGAATGAAGCCCCTGTGGGCCGCACTGCTGGCGCTGGGCATCACGGGCGCCCACGCGGCCGACTTGCTGCAAGCCTGGCAGGCCGCGCGCCAGCACGACCCCGAAATGGCCGTGGCGCAGGCTGCGCTGCAGGCCGGCCAGACGCGGCGGGACCAGGCCAGCGCGCTGTGGCGTCCCACGGTGGCCGCCACGGCTGCCGGTGGGGCCATGGGCTCGCAGACATCCACTGCCGGTGCGTCGTTTTCCGCGCCGGGCTTTGGTACCTCGACCAATGTCGGGTTCAACACCTCGGTGGACAACAGCCTGGGCGGGCGCTGGAGCATCGGTGCCCGCATGCCCGTCTACAGCCCCGAACGCACAGCCCAGGGCCGCAAGCTCACGCTGTCCGCCGATCTGGCCGATGTGCAGTGGCAGGCCGCCGAACAGGCCCTCATGCTGCAGACCGCCGAGCGCTACTTTGCCGTGGCGCTTGCGCAGGACGCACTGCTCCTGCTGCAGCGCCAGCAAACGGCGGTGAACAAGGCGCTGGTGGAGGCGAAAGACCGCTTTGCGCTGGGCGACGCCCCGGTGACCGACACCCATGAAGCCGCCGCCCGTGCCCGCGCCATCGATGCGCAGGTGCTGGCAGCCGAAGTGGATTTGCAGATTGCCCAGCGCGCCCTGGCCGACACCACCGGCTGGCCGGCCGATGCGCTGCAGGTGGCGCCGGCCCCTGCCTTGTTGGCAACTGCCCCCTTGCCTGCCCTGCCCCAGTGGCTGGACCAGGCGGCAGCGGCCAACCCCGGCCTGCGCCAGCAAACCCTGGCCGTCGAGGTGGCGCGCCAGGACGTCGCCCAATACGCGCGCGGGGCAGGCACAACGGTGGACCTGGTTGCACAGGCCAGCCGCGAGCACCTGAGTGGTTCGGGCCGCTACGGCCAGGGCAGCAACACCGCCCGGCAGCACCTGGTGGGCGTGCAGATCACCGTGCCGCTGTACACCGGTGGCCAGCGCAGCGCGCGCCAGCAAGAGCTGCTGCATCTGCAAGCCAAGGCCGAAGCAGAACTCGACCGCGCCCGCCAGCAGGTGGCGCAGCAAACCCGCGCTGCGTGGCTGCGCTTGCAGGCCGGCGCAGCGCGCACCGAGGCACAGGACGCCGCCCTGCGCGCCAGCCAGGCCCGCCTGGACGCAACGCAACTGGGCCGCCAGGTGGGCGATCGCACCACGCTGGATCTGCTCAATGCCCAGAACGATGCGGCCGCAGCCGAGCTGGCCCTGGCGCAGTTGCGCACCACCCTCACGCTGGAGCGTTTGCGCTTGCTGGCCCTGACGGGCCAGTTGGACGAACGCGCCTTGCACACGGCCACCGTGGATGCCCCGGCCGCAAAGTAA
- a CDS encoding NAD(P)/FAD-dependent oxidoreductase: MAHIVVIGAGIGGMPAAYELRGKLPAQHRVTVISAVDYFQFVPSNPWIAVGWRQRDDIVLQIAPLLQRKGIDFIASAVQTIDAPGNSVTLANGQTVPYDYLVITTGPRLAFEEVPGAGPIDGHTHSICTVDHALGFWADYEKFLENPGPMVIGAMPGASCFGPAYEFAFIVSADLRKRKLRHKVPLTYVTSEPYIGHLGLGGVGDSKSMLESELRGQDIKWITNARTTRVEDGTMMVDQLDEQGNLLKQHELPFKLSMMLPAFKGVDAVAAVPKLCNPRGFVQIDEHQRSKAYPNIFAAGVCVAIPPVEVTPVPTGAPKTGYMIETMVSAIVHNIAADLAGHPATATATWNAICLADMGDTGAAFVALPQIPPRNVNWFKKGKWVHLGKIAFEKYFLGKIKSGNTDPIYEKYVLKILGIERLQEPSGPK, from the coding sequence ATGGCCCATATCGTCGTTATCGGAGCCGGCATCGGCGGCATGCCCGCAGCCTACGAGCTGCGCGGCAAGCTGCCTGCGCAGCATCGCGTCACCGTGATCAGCGCGGTGGACTACTTCCAGTTCGTGCCCTCGAATCCCTGGATTGCGGTGGGCTGGCGCCAGCGCGACGATATCGTGCTGCAGATCGCCCCGCTGCTGCAGCGCAAGGGCATTGATTTCATTGCCAGCGCTGTCCAGACCATCGACGCCCCTGGTAACAGCGTCACGCTGGCCAACGGTCAGACCGTGCCATACGACTATCTGGTGATCACCACCGGCCCGCGCCTGGCCTTCGAGGAGGTGCCGGGCGCAGGCCCGATCGATGGCCACACACACTCCATCTGCACGGTGGACCATGCCCTGGGCTTCTGGGCAGATTACGAAAAGTTCCTTGAAAACCCCGGCCCGATGGTGATCGGTGCCATGCCCGGCGCCAGCTGTTTCGGCCCGGCCTACGAGTTCGCCTTCATCGTTTCCGCCGACCTGCGCAAGCGCAAGCTGCGCCACAAGGTGCCACTCACCTACGTCACCAGTGAGCCCTACATCGGCCACCTGGGTCTCGGCGGCGTGGGCGACAGCAAGAGCATGCTCGAGAGCGAGCTGCGCGGCCAGGACATCAAGTGGATCACCAACGCCCGCACCACGCGCGTGGAAGACGGCACGATGATGGTGGACCAGCTCGACGAGCAGGGCAACCTGCTCAAGCAGCACGAGTTGCCGTTCAAGCTCTCGATGATGCTGCCCGCTTTCAAAGGTGTGGACGCCGTAGCGGCCGTGCCCAAGCTGTGCAACCCGCGTGGCTTTGTGCAGATCGACGAGCACCAGCGCAGCAAGGCCTACCCCAACATCTTTGCCGCGGGCGTGTGCGTGGCGATACCGCCCGTGGAGGTGACTCCTGTGCCCACCGGCGCCCCCAAGACCGGCTACATGATCGAAACCATGGTCTCGGCCATCGTGCACAACATCGCGGCCGACCTTGCGGGCCACCCCGCCACGGCCACCGCCACCTGGAACGCCATCTGCCTGGCCGACATGGGCGACACCGGCGCGGCCTTTGTGGCGCTGCCGCAGATTCCGCCGCGCAACGTCAACTGGTTCAAGAAGGGCAAATGGGTGCACCTGGGCAAGATCGCATTCGAGAAATATTTCCTCGGCAAGATCAAATCCGGCAACACCGACCCGATCTACGAGAAATACGTGCTCAAGATCCTGGGCATCGAGCGCCTGCAAGAGCCCTCCGGGCCCAAGTAA
- a CDS encoding YgaP family membrane protein → MTSWQLVRIIGGSFILLSLALGVAGSPIFHSANWLWFTAFVGANLLQSGFTRWCLMETIMRKLGAAAGN, encoded by the coding sequence ATGACCTCTTGGCAACTCGTTCGCATCATCGGCGGCTCATTCATCCTGCTGTCGCTGGCCCTTGGCGTGGCGGGCAGCCCGATCTTTCACAGCGCCAACTGGCTGTGGTTCACCGCCTTTGTGGGCGCCAACCTGCTGCAAAGCGGCTTCACCCGGTGGTGCCTGATGGAGACCATCATGCGCAAGCTGGGTGCGGCGGCAGGCAACTGA